A single region of the Halichondria panicea chromosome 10, odHalPani1.1, whole genome shotgun sequence genome encodes:
- the LOC135343289 gene encoding arylsulfatase-like, translated as MVKMNGKLFLLVLIFSCVATSTGQRTSSQPPNILFLMADQMRADLLSCTGNKLSKTPNLDQLATEGVRYTNAFSTTPTCTPARAAILTGLSPWYHGMLGYGQVANRYNFEMPRALCDGGYYTCSIGKDHFGWNSTANDGIDHGYHQTDLYDGLENELDNYDRWLTTEQPGVNPMATGLGFNDYRGAAYALPEYYHPTAWVGRGATSFIESYNRTDPFFLKVSFHRPHSPYDPPERWMEKFNRDDMPPPYVGNTWDKEYAQTYDEPPPPMWNGDIGLDEVKRSRQAYYASAGFVDEWIGKILQTLDRKGLRNNTFVFFTADHGDMMGDHYLWRKGYPYYGSAHVPMLLSWPPSMDTKVSIKRGTALDVVTELRDILPTFLDVAGVNIPETINGSSLLLTLEKSTPNWREFIDLEHAVVYNETIHWNALTDGQIKYIFRAYYPDEQLFDLSKDHMELTNLGSDPQWKSTLLKWRGRMVAQFEKEGRGEEWVKDGVLQRREKTQVYSPNYPG; from the coding sequence ATGGTCAAAATGAACGGCAAACTCTTTCTTCTGGTGCTGATCTTTAGCTGTGTTGCTACTTCTACGGGACAAAGGACAAGCTCTCAACCACCCAACATTCTATTTCTAATGGCAGACCAAATGAGAGCAGATCTATTGTCATGTACTGGAAACAAACTCTCCAAGACTCCTAACCTCGACCAGCTTGCTACAGAGGGTGTACGTTACACAAACGCCTTCAGCACTACCCCAACTTGCACTCCAGCTAGAGCAGCCATCCTCACAGGTCTGTCTCCATGGTATCATGGAATGCTGGGCTATGGACAAGTAGCCAATCGATACAATTTTGAAATGCCAAGAGCTTTGTGTGATGGTGGTTACTACACTTGCTCTATTGGCAAGGATCATTTTGGTTGGAATAGTACCGCTAACGATGGAATCGACCACGGCTATCATCAAACAGATCTCTACGATGGTCTTGAGAATGAACTGGACAATTACGATCGATGGCTTACAACGGAGCAGCCGGGTGTGAACCCCATGGCAACTGGACTGGGATTTAACGACTACAGAGGGGCTGCTTATGCACTACCTGAGTACTACCACCCAACGGCCTGGGTTGGTAGAGGAGCCACATCTTTTATTGAGTCATACAATCGTACAGATCCGTTCTTCCTGAAAGTGTCCTTCCATCGACCTCATAGCCCCTACGATCCTCCGGAAAGATGGATGGAAAAATTCAACAGAGATGACATGCCTCCACCGTATGTCGGAAATACTTGGGACAAGGAATATGCTCAAACATACGATGAACCACCCCCTCCAATGTGGAATGGAGACATCGGATTGGATGAGGTCAAGCGATCACGACAAGCCTACTACGCCAGCGCTGGTTTCGTCGACGAATGGATTGGAAAAATTTTACAAACTTTGGACAGAAAGGGACTAagaaacaacacttttgtcttCTTCACAGCCGATCATGGTGATATGATGGGAGACCATTACCTCTGGCGCAAAGGGTACCCCTATTATGGATCGGCTCATGTGCCAATGTTGCTAAGTTGGCCACCCTCCATGGATACTAAAGTGTCTATCAAACGAGGCACTGCACTCGACGTGGTGACTGAGCTTCGAGACATTCTACCAACTTTTCTAGACGTTGCAGGCGTGAACATACCCGAGACAATTAATGGAAGCTCTTTACTTTTAACTCTCGAGAAATCTACTCCGAATTGGCGAGAATTTATCGATCTAGAACATGCTGTCGTTTATAACGAGACTATTCATTGGAATGCGCTTACTGACGGACAAATAAAATACATATTTCGAGCGTATTATCCAGACGAGCAGTTGTTTGATTTGTCCAAGGACCACATGGAGCTAACTAACCTTGGCTCTGATCCACAATGGAAGTCCACTCTGTTGAAATGGAGAGGAAGAATGGTTGCACAGTTTGAGAAAGAAGGCAGGGGAGAGGAGTGGGTGAAAGATGGAGTACTGCAGAGGAGAGAGAAGACACAAGTCTACTCACCTAACTATCCTGGGTGA